A part of Helicoverpa zea isolate HzStark_Cry1AcR chromosome 17, ilHelZeax1.1, whole genome shotgun sequence genomic DNA contains:
- the LOC124638038 gene encoding cilia- and flagella-associated protein 20-like yields MFKNSYQNGLLSIFYSCGANPLAIWDMEVKNGHIKRLTDSEVNSIVLEIVSTNVATTYITCPKNNQVLGIKLPFLVMIVKNLKRYFSFEIMILDDKNMRRRFRISNFQSTTKIKPFCTSMPIGLAGGWNQIQFNLADFTRRAYGTQFIETLRVQVHANARLRRIYFSERLYTEEELPQDYKLYLPLERKQKKGKVKKGEEAATSAEGGAPGEPVAPVEAKQSATKKSEVAPTPPSAPPEKVEPEAPPEPEPAAAEAPAEEPAAEEPKAEEAEGEKPAEEAKEAEGEAPEEAAEGGPPAETTESAPEAEGPKETEGSETATVEPTTEEGGEDDEEADAEGD; encoded by the coding sequence ATGTTCAAAAACTCATACCAGAATGGATTGCTGTCCATATTTTATAGTTGCGGGGCCAACCCTCTGGCGATATGGGACATGGAAGTGAAAAATGGACACATAAAGCGACTAACTGACAGTGAAGTAAATTCCATAGTCCTTGAAATCGTTAGTACGAATGTTGCAACTACGTATATAACATGCCCGAAAAACAATCAAGTTTTAGGCATCAAACTGCCCTTCTTAGTTATGATCGTCAAAAACTTAAAACGCTATTTTTCATTCGAAATCATGATACTTGACGACAAGAATATGAGAAGGCGTTTCAGAATCTCTAATTTTCAATCTACGACCAAAATCAAACCTTTTTGTACAAGCATGCCTATTGGCCTAGCAGGAGGTTGGAATCAAATACAATTTAATCTAGCTGATTTTACAAGAAGAGCGTATGGAACACAATTTATAGAAACTTTGAGAGTACAAGTACATGCTAATGCAAGATTAAGAAGAATTTATTTTAGCGAGAGACTTTACACTGAAGAAGAACTACCTCAGGATTACAAACTTTACTTGCCCTTGGAGCGAAAACAGAAGAAGGGGAAAGTCAAAAAAGGGGAAGAAGCAGCTACTTCGGCTGAGGGCGGTGCGCCAGGTGAGCCTGTAGCTCCAGTCGAAGCTAAGCAATCCGCAACAAAGAAGAGTGAAGTTGCCCCAACACCACCGAGCGCCCCACCTGAGAAGGTGGAGCCTGAGGCGCCTCCTGAGCCAGAGCCAGCTGCAGCAGAAGCTCCTGCCGAAGAACCAGCAGCCGAGGAACCTAAGGCTGAAGAAGCTGAAGGTGAAAAGCCAGCAGAAGAGGCCAAGGAGGCTGAGGGCGAGGCGCCTGAAGAAGCCGCTGAAGGTGGCCCGCCCGCCGAGACTACTGAGAGTGCCCCTGAAGCTGAGGGCCCCAAGGAAACTGAGGGTAGCGAAACTGCAACAGTGGAACCCACGACTGAAGAAGGTGGAGAAGATGATGAAGAAGCGGATGCAGAGGGAGATTAA